TATTCCTTTATACATATAAAAAAAGAAAAAATACCCATAAATATCCCAAGTACTAAAAAAGAATAAAATTTCTTAAACTTACTTAAATGTCTAATCAATTTTTAGCCTTTAATTTAATATAAATTTGAAGAATATCAATTGCAGCTGGGGTAATTCCACTAATTCTACTTGCATCAAACAAATTATCAGGCTTATTTTTTTCAAGTTTTTCTACAACTTCATTGCTAAGCCCACTAATTCCACGATAAGTAAAATCATTTGGAATTTTAATCTTAATCAAATTCGCTTGATTTTGAATACTTTCATCTTGTAATTTTACATAATGATAATATTTTGCATCAAGTAAAATTTCATCTAAAACAAAATCATTTAAATTAGCCAAACTTGGTGCTAAAGAAAGCATTTTTTCCTTTGTTATCGTGCTACGAGCTATGATTTTTTGAAGAGTTGTTGGTTGAGAAATCGGCTCTTCATTAATACTTGCTAATAATTCATTAAAAGAATTTGAAGGAACAACCCTGCTTTCACATAAAAACTCTAAACCTTTTTTAATATCATTTATTTGATTTTCATAGTATTTAAAGCTATTTTCATCTCTTAAACCACACTCATAAGCGTATTTATTAAGCCTTGTGATTGCATTGCTTTCACGAAGTAATAATCTAAACTCAGCCCTACTTGTAAACATTCTATAAGGCTCTTTTGTGCCTTTTGTAACTAAATCATCAATTAAAACACCAATATATCCTTCATCACGGCGTAACACAAGCCCATCTTTATTATCAATTGCCAAACTTGCATTTATAGCTGCCATAAGCCCTTGAGCTGCTGCTTCTTCATAACCAGTTGTCCCATTTACTTGACCTGCTAGATAGAAGTTTTTAATAATTTTACTTTCTAAAGTATGAAACAAATCAAGCGGGTCAAAATAATCATATTCTATTGCATAGCCGTGTCTTGTGATTTTAGCATTTTCAAAGCCTTTAACCGAGCGTATCATTGAATGTTGAACTTCAAATGGTAAAGAAGTTGAAAAACCATTTATATAATATTCTGTAGCTTCTTTTGTCTGTGGCTCAATAAATAAATGATGACTTTCTTTATCTGCAAAACGATTGATTTTATCTTCTATACTAGGACAATATCTAGGGCCAACTCCTTTAATTTGTCCTGTAAACATAGGAGCTTTATCAAAATTTGAACGGATAATATCATGAGTTGTTGTATTTGTATGCGCTATATAGCAAGGAAGTTGCGGCAATGTATGAGAAGTAAATTCTAAGCTAAATCCTTTAGTATTTAAATCACTTTCTTGAGTTTCTAATACGCTAAAATCAATACTACTTGCTGCAATTCTAGGACAAGTTCCAGTTTTAAGTCTTCCGCGATTAAGCCCTAAAGCAGCTAAATTATCGCCTAACTCACTAGCACTAAGCTCTCCTACACGACCACTTTTTATCTTGCTTAAACCTACATGAATTAAACCATTTAAAAATGTCCCACTGCATAAAATTATTTTCTTAGCTTCATAAGTTTTATTAAGCTCGGTTTTTACTCCATAAGCTTCATTATCTTTTACTAAAAGCTCTGTAACCATTTCTTGAGAAATGTCTAAATTAGGCATATTTAATAATATATTTTTAGCATTTTTATTGTATTCATCCATATCTATTTGAGCTCTAGTTCCACGAACAGCTGCACCTTTGCTCTCATTTAAAGTCTTGTAATTAATCGCACTTAAATCAGTAATCTTTGGCATAATTCCGCCAAGTGCGGCTATTTCTTTTACTAAATGTCCTTTTGCAAGTCCGCCTATTGCAGGATTGCAAGAAGTTGCTCCAATTCTATCGTTTAAAATCGTAAGAAGTAGTGTTTTTTTACCCATTTTAGCACTTGCGTGTGCCGCTTCAACACCAGCATGACCAGCACCAATTACTATAATATCATACATCATTAATCCTTTTTTTTATAATATACTAATTATAAAGGATAAATGATGTTTAATGGTTTAATAAGACACACAGGAATTATAAAAAGTTTTTCAAATAATAATCTTACATTAATTTCAAATTTAAAACCTAACATAGGAGATAGTGTTGCAACTAATGGTATTTGCCTTAGTGTAACAAAAATTAATAATGATGGTTTTAATTTAAATTTAAGTACAGAAACACAAAACATAGTAAAGCCTTTTAAAATTGGAGCTAAAGTTCATACAGAATTAGCAATGAAAGTTGGAGATAGGATTGATGGACATATTTTAAGTGGGCATATTGATGGGCTTGGTAAAATCAAAAAAATTGAAAAACTAAATAGTGGAATAGATTTTTATATAAGTCTTGATGAAAAATTAATGCCTTTTGTTTGTAAAAAAGGTAGCATTGCCATTGATGGAGTAAGCCTTACTATAAACGATGTTATAAACGATGGTGTTCGGCTTACAATCATTGATATTACATTAAAAGATACACTTTTTAATAGTTATAAAATAGGCGATTTAGTAAATGTAGAAACTGATATTTTGGCAAGATATGCTGAAAGAATTTTAAATTATAAAAAGCAAAATCAACTTAGCTGGAGCGATGTTGATAGAATAAATTTATTATATTAAAGGATAAAAAATGAAAATAGTAATAACTGGTGGAGCTGGTTTTATAGGTTCAAATTTAGCTAATGAATTATGTAAAAATCATGAAGTTTTAGTAATTGATAATTTTGATAATGGTGAAAAATACGAAAATAATAAAAGAAAATATTTTGGAACTTTCAATAATTTATTAGAATTTAATGGGCTAATTTATACTGCAAACTTATTAGATGATGATTTTTATGAAACTATTGATAAATTTAAACCTGAGGTTATTTATCACTTTGCGGCTATTTCTGATACTACACTTTATAATGAAAATATAGTATTTAAAACAAATATTAATACATTTTATCGTATATTATTTTTAGCTAACAAGCATAATGCAAAATTAATTTACGCAAGTAGTGCTAGTGTCTATGGAGATGCACCAAGCCCACAAACCGTAGGGCTTAATGAAATGCCTAAAAATCCTTATGCTTTTTCAAAACTAACTATGGATAAAATCGCTAAAGATACAGGAGCTGTGGGGCTTAGATATTTCAATGTTTATGGTAAAAATGAATTTTATAAAGATACAACCGCTTCTATGATTTTACAATTTGGTTTGCAAATCCTAAACAACAACTCGCCTAAACTTTTCGTTGGAAGTGATAAAATCTTTAGAGATTTTGTATATATAAAAGATGTTACAAATGCAAATATCGCTGCAATGAATGCTAATGGTGGAGTTTATAATGTAGGTAGTGGCAAGGCTAGGAGTTTTGAGAGTATTGTAGATATTTTACAAAACGAGCTAGTCAAAAGAAAAATATTAGAAAAAGCACTTGAAAAAAAATATATACCTAATCCATATAAAAGTGCCTATCAATTCCATACTGAAGCAAAACTTGATGATAATTTTAATTATAAACCACAATATAGCCTAGAAGATGGTATAAGTGATTATTTAGAAGAAATCATCAAAATTCACAATAAACTCAAAGGATAAAATATGGAAATAATTTACATAATATTGACAATAATTATATTAATATCTGTTCTAATTATAGTAAATTATAATGCTTTAGTAGCAAAACGAAATGATGTAAAAAGTATATATTCAAGCATAGATGTTCAACTAAACCAACGCTATGATTTAATACCAAATTTAGTATCATCAGTAAAAGCATACTTTAAACACGAAAGTATAACATTGGAGAATATAGTAAAATTAAGAGAAAAAGCTATAAATTCAAACGATGATAAACAAAAATTTAGCATAAATGATGAGCTTAGCAAAGCAATTCATGGGCTAAATATTCAAATAGAAAATTACCCTAATTTAAAAGCTAATGAAAATGTAGCAAATTTACAAAACGCTATAAAAGAATGTGAAGAGCAAATTAGTGCAACAAGAAGGGCTTATAATTCAGCGGTTACGAGTTACAATAATGTCTGTGAGAGTTTTCCATCAAATTTAATTGCAAATGCTTTTAATTTTAAAAAGGCTAATTTTTATGAAACGAGTGAGAATGCAAGAAAAAATCCTAATGTAAAAGATTTATTTAATGAATAAATTTTTTAAAATTATTCTCATAACTTTATTAGTTTTTACTATGTATAAAATTTATTTAACCTATAATGATTTTTACATAGAAAAAACTCAAGATGTTACAAATTTAAGCCATATGCTATATTTAATAGTAGCTGATATTTTGCTAATTCTTATCATTTTTAGTATAAATCTTTTTTTATATGTAATACCATTTTTAAATAAAAATCATTTTAAATCAATAGATAAAGAAAAATATAAAAAAACTATGATTAATCCCGAAAATACGCATATTTTTTGGGCTTTTTCAAGAAATAATATTGATATAGCTAAATGTATTTTATTTAGGCTAGATAAAGAAGATGGGCTTGATAGAATATATAGATTATTTAGCAATAGCTACCTTAGATATATTTTTAAAATGAGATTTTATTTTTTTGGAATTTATATAAGAATTCCTAATAAAATTAAAAATAAATTTGAAATTTTTGCTAGTAAAAACCTTATGTCTTTATACCATGATGGAATTATCATGCATGAAAAAAAGATTTTTTTGACTGACAACACTGATTTTAATAAAAAATTTTACTTATACCCTAATAATATCACAGATGATTTTAAATTTTTAAATCCAAAAAAATTAGCAAATATCGTTCAAGCTTCAAAAAATATAAATAAAAAATTTAGCATTATTTATAATGAAAACTACCTTGAAGTTTATATTCATAATTTTATTTTTTCATCAAATATTAAAAATGAATATCAAAGCATTATGAAAATTATCAAAGAATTTAATGAGGAATAAATGATAACTTTTTTAAATATTATTAGAATATTATGTTTAGTATTTATGGTATTTTATGCTTATGTTTTCATTATAAAAAATAATGAAAACATAATGCCTTTATTTATAGGAATACTTATCATAATTATATCAACTTTTTTAATATCCATGATTAATTACAAAACTAATATTCAACCATTTTTTACCGAAAATAATTTTATAAAAATTCAAAATTTAAAAAATATTAAAAAAGAATTAATTAAAAGTGATGAAATAAATATAGACTACGCATTTTATAAAGATAATTTAAGTATTTTAAAACTAAATTTAAATGATATCATCCATAATAGCAACAATAAACAAGAAAAAATTAATATTTTTAAAGGTATTTACATACGAAAAGAAAATGTTAATTCTAAACCATTCAGTATAGCAAATAATTCAAAAATTAAAAAATTTTTAGGCATAAAATTAGATATTACCACAATTGATAATGTTGAATTTAACAAATATTTTAAATTATATACAGACAATAAAATTGCAACTTTTAAATACTTAGACCCTTTTAAATTAGAATTTATAAGCACTAAAGCAAAAATGCTAAATCACAAAATAAGTTTATTTTATAAAAACGATACATTACATTTTTATATACATAATTTTAACTTTAGCAAAAATATAAAAAATGAATACGAAACTATTTTAAATATTATTAACGAATTTTAAAAATATCTGCTACAATACGCCGTTATTTTTTAAAATGAAGGTAATATGAAAAAAATTGCTTTTTTAATCAATTTATTATTTTTTTATACTTATTTTAATTACGATATGAATATCAATACTTTTACTATACCTCAAAATTTAGAAATAGGAGATTTGATTTTAAGAGAAGGAACAGGAAGTCAAAGCTTATTAATATCAAAAATAACTCATTCAAAGTATACACATATAGGTATAATATCAAGCATTCATCCTATAAAAATTTTGCATGCAACTTATGATGATTTAGGCGAAAATGGAGTAAAAGAATTTAGCATAAAAAATTTTTTTAAAGGTGCTAAACAAATAAAGATAATAAGATTAATTGATTTAAGTAAAGAAGAAAAAATATTGTTAATAAAAAATTTAAAAAAATATTTAAATCAAGATTTTAACTTAAGTCCAAAAGATAATAATTTATATTGTACAACATTTATATATAAAGAACTAGAACCACTGATAACTGAACAATTAGAAAAAACATATCTAGATATCCCTATAGCTGCAGGATATTATTTATTGCCAAAAAGTTTTTTAAATTTAAATCATATAGTAATTGACCAGCAAATTGATTATTTTAAATAATTATATTTTCTGATAATAGGTACAATTATTTAAATAAATTTTATTAAACTTATCATGCTTTGGAACTAAATCAGCGTGTCCTGTAAAAAGCATGCCATTATTATTTAAAACTTTAGAAAAATTATCTATCAAAGAATACTTGTGTTCTTCATCAAAATATATCATCATATTTCTAGAGATGATTAAGTCAAATTTTCCTAATTTTATAAAATCATTATCAAAAACATTTAAAACTTTATAATTAACCTTATTAAATAAATCCTTTTTTAGGATAAATTTATCGCCATTTTTAATAAAGTATTTATCAATATTTTCTTTACTAACATTATATAACGACCTTGAAGTATATTCAGCTTTAATAGCTTTATCAATTATTAAAGAATTAATATCAATACCAAAAATTTCTATATCATAAATATTAGCTTCCATAGCTAATATCAAAATAGAATAAATTTCTTCACCACTAGAACAAGGAATACTAAGTATTTTACGTTTTGTAGGATTTTCTTTTAATATCTTAACTATTTCCTTTAATTGTTTTATCTCTCTAAAAAAATAAGTTTCACAAACGGTAATTAAATTAAATAAATCTTGTTTGAAATTTAAATCACACAATAATCTAATCTTAAATTCTGAAAAACTTTTAATATTATTAACTAATGCAAGTTTTAATAATTTTGACTTAATTGTGGATTTTTTAATCTCTAAATCAATACCACAAATATCTTTAATCTTTTTTATCAATTCATCATATTCACATAAATTATCGTAAAAATTTAATTCACAACTTTGATTTATATTTACTACATCTTTACGCTTAAAAAAATCAAACATAATCACCTAACAAATGCTAAAATTTCTTTTCTTATATTATTAATATCAAGTTGTAAAAGATTATTATTTAATTCATAAGCTCTTTTTGGCATTCCATAAACTATGCAAGATTTTTCACTCTCGCCTATACATTTAGCGCCTTTTTTGTATAGTTCAAATAAGCCTTTAGCACCATCATCTCCAATCCCTGTTAATAATATTGCTAGTATTTCATAGTCTTTCGTAAGTTTTGAAGCACTATTAAACAATAAATCTACATTAGGACAAAATGGAAAAACTCCATTATTAAAATTAGCCCTTAGATTTGAAAATAACTCTGTATTATGCTGACAAATATAAATCTTTTTATCATCTAAAAAACAAGGATTTTCTAACAATACAACTTCACTTAAACATTCTTTATTTAATTGATTTGCATAACTAGGTAAAAAACTCGCTTGCATATGTTGAGCAATAACTACAACTGAATTATTTAGATCTAAATTTTGCAACAAATATTTTATATGACCTGGACCACCTGTGCTAGCACCTATTAAAATCACTTTTCGCATTAAAATCCTATTCATAAGTTTTTATAAAATATAACCAATATAAAGCTCCTAAAATAAAGCAAATTCCTAGCATTATAGTAATACTAAATGTACTAATTCCAATATCAAACAAATATCCAGTAATTAATGTAGCAAATAAAGAAAAACTCATAAATATCATATCTACATAAGCAATAACTCTACCATAATATTCTTTATCACACGCACTTTGAACTGCTGTATAAGTATAAGACCAAATAATATTTGTAAAAAAACCGGTGCATACTAAACCTATAAAAGAAAGCCAAAAATTAAACTGTAAATATGCCCAAATAATTATTCCAAAACCTTGTGCTAAAAATAAATAAAATAATGTTTTATTATTTACAAATTTACTTAAAACAAATGGACCTATGATTAAAGAAAAGGCACGCACTGCATTAATTAATCCTATAATCAACGCAACACTAAGCATTTCTTTAAAGAAAAATACCTTATTAAAATATTCATAACCAGCTAAAAAATTTACCAAAGTATCATAAGCTGTAAGACCAACAAAAGCATGTATCAAAATCAAATGAAGAATTTTTTTATTTCTAAAAATATATAAAAAACCCTCTTTAGTCATTTTTGTTATATTCTTAAAATAAAATTTATTGTTGCTTACTTCTATTTTTATGAAAAATAATAAAATTATTCCAATTAAAAATAAAAAACAATCAAGCATAAAAGCAGAGTATACGCCAAATTTATGTATAAAAAATCCAGCTAAAGCCATACCACTCGTATAAGATACTGCCCAAATTATTGAAAATAACTCATTTGCTAATTTTAATTTATCCCTATCAAAAATACAAGCTAATAAACTCATTTGAGTTTGAAAATATAAACTAGCAACCGCAAGTCTTATAAAAATCAATATAAAAAGTATAAAAATATAACTAGCATCTTTTATAAAAATTAACAAAAATACTGAAAATAATTCAATAATAATTGATAATAATAAAAGTTTTTTAGATTTAAAACTATCAATTATAACCCCACTAGCTGGTGCTAAAATTATTGTAGGTAAAAATGCAAAAATAGTTGAAAATGATAAAGCCAATTTTTTTACACTAGAATCATCAAAATTAATGCCAAAATAATTCCATTCAAAAAGTGAAAAATCAAATTCAATCAGCATTGTATATACACCAATTTGAGAAAACCAAGCACCAAAATAAGTAATAAACTGAACTATAGTTAATATTTTGAAACTTTTATTTTCTTGTAATAACCTTATATATTCACGCATTATTTTTCTCCAGCATAACAACAGCCATAGCAATTCCTGCATCATGACTTATACTTAAATTCGCCCTACTTATATTAAATTCTTTAATAATTTTTTCACTAAAAACTATAAATGGTTTATTTCTCTCATCTTTACAAATTTTTATATCATAAAAATTACATAATTCACATATTCCACAGCCTAAAGCCTTGCTAGCTGCTTCTTTTGCTGCGTAATATCCAGCAATAGAATTTATATTTTGATTTAAGCAATCTAATTCTTCTTTTGAAAAAATTCTATTTAAAAACTTTATTTTATTTTTTTTAAAAATATTTTCAATTCTTTTAATATTAACTATATCACAACCTATCATAAAAACCTATCAAATGAAATTCATTATATTTATTATTTACTTTTTCATATAATAATAAAATGATTATTTTATCTAATTATTAAGGGAAAAAATGAAAAAAATCATAATAGTTATAATGTTAATTATATGTGCTTGTATATTAGCATATTTCTCGTTATTTTCAAATGAGGTAAGTAATAATTTTAGAATTATTAAACCAAAAAGAATGGATTTATCAATTAATGTTGAAGCAGTAGGCAAGGCTTATTCTCCTTCTTTGGTAAATGTTGCAACTTTAGCAAATGGTGAGATTAAAGAATTTCGTGTAAAGCTAGGAGATAAGCTTAAAAAAGGCGATATTATTGCTATTTTAGATGATGAAAAAGCTAAGAATGATTTGGCTATAGAAAAAAGTAAATTAATTAGTTTAAATGATGAAGAAGAAGCAGCTAGAGTATATTTAAACGAATTATATGTAAAACTTCAAACTCAAGAAAAGTTATTAAGTAAGGGTGCTAGCTCTAAAGAAAATTATTTAAACGCAAAAACTAATTATTACAACGCAAAAGCAAAACTTAGCTCAATAAAAGCTCAAATAATTCAAACAAATGCAAATATTTCTACTATGCAAGAAAGCTTAGATGAAACAATAGTAAAAGCTCCTATTGATGGTAGCGTAATAGGTGTTTATGCTAGTTTAGGTCAGACAATTAACTCAAAGCAAAGCTCACCAACACTAATTAAATTAGCTAATTTAGATGAGATGGAAGTAAGAATGCAAATAGCACAAAATGATGTTAGCTTATTAAAAGTAGGGCAAAAAATCACATATACTCCATTAAGTGATGGAGCTAGTACTAAAGAAGCTAGTATAAATAGTATTGATAGTGCTGATGTTAGTGTTATTGATAATGCTACTTCAAGTGGGGCTGTTTATTATTATGCTAGATATTTTGTAAATAATAACCCTGAATTAAAAATAGGAATAGATGTTCAAAATACCATAGAAATTGATAAGGTAGTAAATGCTTTAACTTTACCTATTAATTATATTAATAAAGACAATCAAGGCTATTTTGTAAATATTAAAGATAATAGCGAGATAGGCTATAAAAAAGCATATATAACCTTGGGTAAGAGCGATAATTTTAATATAGAAATTACAAGTGGCTTAAATGATGATGATGAAGTGGTAATAACTAATGATAAAGATAAGCAATCTAAATAAATTTTACGGCTCAACTCAAGTATTAAAAGATATAAATATTGAGATAAAAAAAGGCGAGTTTGTAATATTATTAGGCAAAAGTGGTTCAGGAAAAAGCACCTTGCTTAATATGATAGGCTTAATTGATGAGCCAAGTAGCGGAGAATATATATTTTATGATAAGAATTTGTATTCTTTAAATAGTGAAGAAAAATCAGCCTTTAGAAGAGATAATTTAGGTTTTATATTTCAAAGATACAATTTAATGCCCTTACAAAGTGTATTAGAAAATGTAATAATGGGAGCTTTATATGCTAAGAAAAACAAACAAACTAGTATTCAAAAAGCTAAAAAATTATTAGAAAAATTAGAACTTAGCGAACATACTCATAAAAAAGCAGCACATTTAAGTGGTGGTCAGCAACAGCGTGTAAGTGTGGCAAGAGCACTTATAAATGATGCAAATTTTATACTAGCAGATGAGCCAACAGGAGCGCTTGATAGTGCAAATGGAATAAAACTTATGCAAATTCTAAAGGAGCTAAATGAAAACGGAGTTGGAGTTATTTTAGTAACTCACGATGAGAGTTTATGTAAATACGCAACTAGAATTATCAAAATGAAAGATGGAGTTATCATTAGCGATGAAAATGTCAAAGAATTTAAAACAAGCAATTT
This is a stretch of genomic DNA from Campylobacter sp. MG1. It encodes these proteins:
- the mnmG gene encoding tRNA uridine-5-carboxymethylaminomethyl(34) synthesis enzyme MnmG, with the protein product MYDIIVIGAGHAGVEAAHASAKMGKKTLLLTILNDRIGATSCNPAIGGLAKGHLVKEIAALGGIMPKITDLSAINYKTLNESKGAAVRGTRAQIDMDEYNKNAKNILLNMPNLDISQEMVTELLVKDNEAYGVKTELNKTYEAKKIILCSGTFLNGLIHVGLSKIKSGRVGELSASELGDNLAALGLNRGRLKTGTCPRIAASSIDFSVLETQESDLNTKGFSLEFTSHTLPQLPCYIAHTNTTTHDIIRSNFDKAPMFTGQIKGVGPRYCPSIEDKINRFADKESHHLFIEPQTKEATEYYINGFSTSLPFEVQHSMIRSVKGFENAKITRHGYAIEYDYFDPLDLFHTLESKIIKNFYLAGQVNGTTGYEEAAAQGLMAAINASLAIDNKDGLVLRRDEGYIGVLIDDLVTKGTKEPYRMFTSRAEFRLLLRESNAITRLNKYAYECGLRDENSFKYYENQINDIKKGLEFLCESRVVPSNSFNELLASINEEPISQPTTLQKIIARSTITKEKMLSLAPSLANLNDFVLDEILLDAKYYHYVKLQDESIQNQANLIKIKIPNDFTYRGISGLSNEVVEKLEKNKPDNLFDASRISGITPAAIDILQIYIKLKAKN
- the ribE gene encoding riboflavin synthase; this encodes MFNGLIRHTGIIKSFSNNNLTLISNLKPNIGDSVATNGICLSVTKINNDGFNLNLSTETQNIVKPFKIGAKVHTELAMKVGDRIDGHILSGHIDGLGKIKKIEKLNSGIDFYISLDEKLMPFVCKKGSIAIDGVSLTINDVINDGVRLTIIDITLKDTLFNSYKIGDLVNVETDILARYAERILNYKKQNQLSWSDVDRINLLY
- the rfaD gene encoding ADP-glyceromanno-heptose 6-epimerase, translated to MKIVITGGAGFIGSNLANELCKNHEVLVIDNFDNGEKYENNKRKYFGTFNNLLEFNGLIYTANLLDDDFYETIDKFKPEVIYHFAAISDTTLYNENIVFKTNINTFYRILFLANKHNAKLIYASSASVYGDAPSPQTVGLNEMPKNPYAFSKLTMDKIAKDTGAVGLRYFNVYGKNEFYKDTTASMILQFGLQILNNNSPKLFVGSDKIFRDFVYIKDVTNANIAAMNANGGVYNVGSGKARSFESIVDILQNELVKRKILEKALEKKYIPNPYKSAYQFHTEAKLDDNFNYKPQYSLEDGISDYLEEIIKIHNKLKG
- a CDS encoding LemA family protein yields the protein MEIIYIILTIIILISVLIIVNYNALVAKRNDVKSIYSSIDVQLNQRYDLIPNLVSSVKAYFKHESITLENIVKLREKAINSNDDKQKFSINDELSKAIHGLNIQIENYPNLKANENVANLQNAIKECEEQISATRRAYNSAVTSYNNVCESFPSNLIANAFNFKKANFYETSENARKNPNVKDLFNE
- a CDS encoding DUF3137 domain-containing protein, producing MYKIYLTYNDFYIEKTQDVTNLSHMLYLIVADILLILIIFSINLFLYVIPFLNKNHFKSIDKEKYKKTMINPENTHIFWAFSRNNIDIAKCILFRLDKEDGLDRIYRLFSNSYLRYIFKMRFYFFGIYIRIPNKIKNKFEIFASKNLMSLYHDGIIMHEKKIFLTDNTDFNKKFYLYPNNITDDFKFLNPKKLANIVQASKNINKKFSIIYNENYLEVYIHNFIFSSNIKNEYQSIMKIIKEFNEE
- a CDS encoding DUF3137 domain-containing protein; this encodes MITFLNIIRILCLVFMVFYAYVFIIKNNENIMPLFIGILIIIISTFLISMINYKTNIQPFFTENNFIKIQNLKNIKKELIKSDEINIDYAFYKDNLSILKLNLNDIIHNSNNKQEKINIFKGIYIRKENVNSKPFSIANNSKIKKFLGIKLDITTIDNVEFNKYFKLYTDNKIATFKYLDPFKLEFISTKAKMLNHKISLFYKNDTLHFYIHNFNFSKNIKNEYETILNIINEF
- a CDS encoding YiiX/YebB-like N1pC/P60 family cysteine hydrolase — translated: MKKIAFLINLLFFYTYFNYDMNINTFTIPQNLEIGDLILREGTGSQSLLISKITHSKYTHIGIISSIHPIKILHATYDDLGENGVKEFSIKNFFKGAKQIKIIRLIDLSKEEKILLIKNLKKYLNQDFNLSPKDNNLYCTTFIYKELEPLITEQLEKTYLDIPIAAGYYLLPKSFLNLNHIVIDQQIDYFK
- a CDS encoding CheR family methyltransferase — encoded protein: MFDFFKRKDVVNINQSCELNFYDNLCEYDELIKKIKDICGIDLEIKKSTIKSKLLKLALVNNIKSFSEFKIRLLCDLNFKQDLFNLITVCETYFFREIKQLKEIVKILKENPTKRKILSIPCSSGEEIYSILILAMEANIYDIEIFGIDINSLIIDKAIKAEYTSRSLYNVSKENIDKYFIKNGDKFILKKDLFNKVNYKVLNVFDNDFIKLGKFDLIISRNMMIYFDEEHKYSLIDNFSKVLNNNGMLFTGHADLVPKHDKFNKIYLNNCTYYQKI
- a CDS encoding CheB methylesterase domain-containing protein; the encoded protein is MRKVILIGASTGGPGHIKYLLQNLDLNNSVVVIAQHMQASFLPSYANQLNKECLSEVVLLENPCFLDDKKIYICQHNTELFSNLRANFNNGVFPFCPNVDLLFNSASKLTKDYEILAILLTGIGDDGAKGLFELYKKGAKCIGESEKSCIVYGMPKRAYELNNNLLQLDINNIRKEILAFVR
- a CDS encoding MFS transporter, coding for MREYIRLLQENKSFKILTIVQFITYFGAWFSQIGVYTMLIEFDFSLFEWNYFGINFDDSSVKKLALSFSTIFAFLPTIILAPASGVIIDSFKSKKLLLLSIIIELFSVFLLIFIKDASYIFILFILIFIRLAVASLYFQTQMSLLACIFDRDKLKLANELFSIIWAVSYTSGMALAGFFIHKFGVYSAFMLDCFLFLIGIILLFFIKIEVSNNKFYFKNITKMTKEGFLYIFRNKKILHLILIHAFVGLTAYDTLVNFLAGYEYFNKVFFFKEMLSVALIIGLINAVRAFSLIIGPFVLSKFVNNKTLFYLFLAQGFGIIIWAYLQFNFWLSFIGLVCTGFFTNIIWSYTYTAVQSACDKEYYGRVIAYVDMIFMSFSLFATLITGYLFDIGISTFSITIMLGICFILGALYWLYFIKTYE
- the acpS gene encoding holo-ACP synthase, producing MIGCDIVNIKRIENIFKKNKIKFLNRIFSKEELDCLNQNINSIAGYYAAKEAASKALGCGICELCNFYDIKICKDERNKPFIVFSEKIIKEFNISRANLSISHDAGIAMAVVMLEKNNA
- a CDS encoding efflux RND transporter periplasmic adaptor subunit, whose amino-acid sequence is MKKIIIVIMLIICACILAYFSLFSNEVSNNFRIIKPKRMDLSINVEAVGKAYSPSLVNVATLANGEIKEFRVKLGDKLKKGDIIAILDDEKAKNDLAIEKSKLISLNDEEEAARVYLNELYVKLQTQEKLLSKGASSKENYLNAKTNYYNAKAKLSSIKAQIIQTNANISTMQESLDETIVKAPIDGSVIGVYASLGQTINSKQSSPTLIKLANLDEMEVRMQIAQNDVSLLKVGQKITYTPLSDGASTKEASINSIDSADVSVIDNATSSGAVYYYARYFVNNNPELKIGIDVQNTIEIDKVVNALTLPINYINKDNQGYFVNIKDNSEIGYKKAYITLGKSDNFNIEITSGLNDDDEVVITNDKDKQSK